One region of Vigna angularis cultivar LongXiaoDou No.4 chromosome 10, ASM1680809v1, whole genome shotgun sequence genomic DNA includes:
- the LOC108335172 gene encoding peroxidase 10, with protein sequence MESFASNKLPFLSLFWLLFLSPLVCCQLYYNFYDSTCPNLTGIVRYNVLSAMAKDARIAASLLRLHFHDCFVLGCDASVLLDDTDTLKGEKNALPNKNSLRGFELIDKIKANLEKACPSTVSCADILTLAAREAVYLSRGPFWSVPLGRRDGTTASESEANNLPSPFEPLENITAKFISKGLEKKDVAILSGAHTFGFAQCFTFKPRLFDFGGSGKSDPALDESLVQSLKKVCPNQADSDTNLAPLDPVTTNTFDNSYYKNIVNKSGLLQSDQALLGDTATASLVNNYSKWPILFFRDFAVSIEKMGRIGALTGQQGQIRANCRAVN encoded by the exons ATGGAGTCATTTGCCTCTAATAAGCTTCCTTTTCTTTCACTGTTTTGGCTTCTGTTCCTCAGTCCTCTAGTGTGCTGTCAACTTTACTATAACTTCTATGACTCAACTTGTCCAAACCTCACCGGAATTGTTCGATACAACGTGTTGTCAGCTATGGCCAAGGACGCAAGGATTGCTGCCTCTCTCCTACGCCTTCATTTTCATGATTGTTTCGTTCTT GGATGTGATGCATCGGTGCTGCTAGATGACACTGATACTCTAAAGGGGGAGAAAAATGCACTGCCTAATAAAAATTCACTGAGAGGATTTGAACTCATTGACAAAATCAAGGCCAACTTGGAAAAGGCTTGTCCTTCCACTGTGTCATGTGCTGATATACTGACTCTAGCAGCAAGAGAGGCTGTTTATCTT AGCAGAGGTCCATTTTGGTCTGTGCCTCTGGGTCGTAGAGATGGTACAACAGCAAGTGAGAGCGAGGCAAATAACTTGCCATCACCCTTTGAACCTTTAGAAAACATTACGGCCAAGTTTATATCAAAGGGTCTTGAAAAGAAGGATGTAGCAATACTCTCAG GTGCACACACTTTTGGCTTTGCTCAATGCTTCACGTTCAAGCCGAGGCTCTTCGACTTTGGTGGGTCTGGTAAATCTGATCCAGCACTAGATGAGTCACTTGTACAGAGTTTAAAAAAAGTGTGTCCAAACCAAGCTGATTCTGACACCAATCTGGCTCCCTTGGATCCTGTGACTACTAACACATTTGACAACAGTTACTACAAAAACATTGTGAACAAGTCGGGTTTACTTCAGTCAGACCAGGCTCTTTTGGGTGACACTGCAACTGCTTCATTGGTCAACAACTATAGCAAGTGGCCTATTCTGTTCTTCAGAGACTTTGCTGTTTCTATAGAGAAAATGGGTCGCATAGGTGCCCTTACAGGACAACAAGGCCAAATAAGGGCAAACTGTAGGGCTGTGAATTGA
- the LOC108334552 gene encoding CDPK-related kinase 5 isoform X1: protein MGLCTSKPTLSSTQSATHSPTLHSQDVAVAVTHSHIPEPHLRSTDGESQNPKELENGKRSPFFPFYSPSPGRYVLPVSPRRFFKRSFLSPSPAKHIRAALARRHGSVKPNEAAIPEEEGFSVLNKTFGFSKHFGNKYEVGDEVGRGHFGYTCVAKVKKGVVKGQEVAVKVIPKAKMTTAIAIEDVRREVKILRALTRHKNLVQFYDAYEDHDNVYIVMELCEGGELLDRILSRGGKYTEEDAKVVLRQILDVVAFCHLQGVVHRDLKPENFLFTSKDENSILKTIDFGLSDFVKPDERLNDIVGSAYYVAPEVLHRAYSTEADVWSIGVIAYILICGSRPFWARTESGIFHAVLKADPSFDEPPWPSLSDEATNFVMRLLNKDPRKRMSAAQALCHPWIKNKDVKVPLDILIFKLMKAYMRSSSLRKAALRALSKTLTVDELFYLREQFSLLNPSKNGSISLENITAVLMLSATDAMNESRVPDFLISLNALQFRRMDFDEFCAAALSVHQLETHDQWEQRARNAYELFEKDGNKALVIDELASVLGLGPSVPVHAVLHDWIRHTDGKLSFIGFVKLLHGPSRSLAKAQ, encoded by the exons ATGGGTCTCTGCACTTCCAAACCCACTCTCTCCTCTACCCAATCCGCCACTCACTCCCCCACTCTACATTCTCAAGATGTTGCCGTCGCAGTCACTCACAGTCACATCCCCGAACCTCACTTGCGCAGCACCGATGGCGAGAGCCAAAACCCTAAGGAGCTCGAGAACGGTAAGAGATCTCCCTTCTTTCCATTCTACAGTCCGAGTCCGGGCCGCTACGTGTTACCCGTCTCGCCCCGCCGCTTCTTCAAGCGATCGTTTCTGTCGCCCTCGCCGGCAAAGCACATAAGGGCGGCTCTGGCGCGGCGGCACGGGTCGGTGAAACCCAACGAGGCTGCCATACCTGAGGAAGAGGGGTTCTCTGTACTGAACAAGACTTTTGGATTCTCCAAACATTTCGGAAATAAATATGAAGTTGGAGATGAGGTTGGGAGAGGGCATTTTGGATACACTTGTGTTGCTAAGGTGAAGAAAGGAGTGGTGAAGGGGCAAGAAGTGGCCGTTAAAGTCATTCCAAAAGCCAAG ATGACCACTGCAATTGCTATTGAAGATGTGAGAAGGGAGGTAAAAATTTTGAGAGCTTTGACTAGGCACAAGAATCTAGTACAATTCTATGATGCATATGAAGACCATGATAATGTCTATATAGTAATGGA GTTGTGTGAAGGAGGAGAGCTGTTAGACAGAATATTGTCAAG AGGTGGGAAGTACACAGAGGAAGATGCAAAAGTTGTCCTTAGACAAATACTGGATGTGGTTGCCTTTTGCCATCTTCAGGGTGTCGTGCACCGTGATCTTAAACCTGAG AACTTCTTGTTCACATCCAAGGACGAGAACTCAATCCTGAAGACCATAGACTTTGGGTTGTCAGATTTTGTTAAACCAG ATGAAAGACTTAATGATATTGTTGGCAGTGCATACTATGTGGCACCCGAAGTTCTACATAGAGCTTACAGTACAGAAGCTGATGTATGGAGTATTGGAGTGAttgcatatattttaatatgtggCAGTCGTCCCTTTTGGGCCCGGACCGAGTCTGGTATCTTCCATGCCGTGTTAAAAGCTGATCCAAGTTTTGATGAACCTCCTTGGCCTTCTCTGTCAGATGAGGCAACAAATTTTGTTATGCGATTACTAAATAAAGATCCACGGAAAAGAATGTCTGCAGCACAGGCACTAT GTCATCCATGGATTAAAAACAAGGATGTGAAAGTACCTCTGGATATTCTAATATTCAAGCTCATGAAGGCATACATGCGTTCTTCATCTCTACGGAAAGCGGCTTTAAGG GCTCTGTCCAAGACATTAACTGTGGATGAGCTATTTTACTTGAGGGAGCAGTTTTCACTTTTAAATCCAAGCAAAAATGGCTCTATTAGCTTGGAAAATATCACAGCG GTCTTGATGCTGAGTGCAACAGATGCTATGAACGAGTCACGCGTACCTGACTTTCTGATATCA CTTAATGCATTACAATTTAGAAGGATGGATTTTGATGAGTTCTGTGCGGCTGCGCTTAGTGTTCATCAACTTGAAACACATGACCAGTGGGAGCAACGCGCACGTAATGCTTACGAACTTTTTGAAAAGGACGGAAACAAGGCCTTAGTCATTGACGAACTAGCTTCG GTGCTTGGGCTTGGTCCATCTGTCCCTGTTCATGCTGTTCTCCATGATTGGATTCGGCACACTGATGGAAAATTAAGTTTCATTGGGTTTGTCAAACTGTTGCATGGCCCATCTAGAAGTCTTGCAAAAGCTCAATAG
- the LOC128194294 gene encoding photosystem II protein D1-like gives MDGSLVTSSLIRETTENEFANEGYKFGQEEETYNIVAAHDYFGRLIFQYASFNNSRSLRFFLAAWPIVGIWFTALGISTMVFNLNGFNFNQSVIDSQGRVINTWADIINRANLGMEVMYERNAHNLPLDLAVMEVPPVNE, from the coding sequence ATGGATGGTTCCTTGGTAACTTCTAGTTTGATAAGGGAAACCACAGAAAATGAATTTGCAAATGAAGGTTACAAATTTGGTCAAGAAGAAGAAACTTATAATATTGTAGCTGCTCATGACTATTTTGGCCGATTGATCTTCCAATATGCAAGTTTCAACAATTCTCGTTCTTTACGTTTCTTCCTAGCTGCTTGGCCTATAGTAGGTATTTGGTTTACCGCTTTAGGTATCAGCACTATGGTTTTCAACTTAAATGGTTTTAATTTCAACCAATCCGTAATTGATAGTCAAGGTCGTGTAATAAATACCTGGGCTGATATTATTAACCGAGCTAACCTTGGTATGGAAGTAATGTATGAACGTAATGCTCATAATTTGCCTTTAGATTTAGCTGTGATGGAAGTTCCACCtgttaatgaataa
- the LOC108334552 gene encoding CDPK-related kinase 5 isoform X2, with protein sequence MGLCTSKPTLSSTQSATHSPTLHSQDVAVAVTHSHIPEPHLRSTDGESQNPKELENGKRSPFFPFYSPSPGRYVLPVSPRRFFKRSFLSPSPAKHIRAALARRHGSVKPNEAAIPEEEGFSVLNKTFGFSKHFGNKYEVGDEVGRGHFGYTCVAKVKKGVVKGQEVAVKVIPKAKMTTAIAIEDVRREVKILRALTRHKNLVQFYDAYEDHDNVYIVMELCEGGELLDRILSRGGKYTEEDAKVVLRQILDVVAFCHLQGVVHRDLKPENFLFTSKDENSILKTIDFGLSDFVKPDERLNDIVGSAYYVAPEVLHRAYSTEADVWSIGVIAYILICGSRPFWARTESGIFHAVLKADPSFDEPPWPSLSDEATNFVMRLLNKDPRKRMSAAQALCHPWIKNKDVKVPLDILIFKLMKAYMRSSSLRKAALRVLMLSATDAMNESRVPDFLISLNALQFRRMDFDEFCAAALSVHQLETHDQWEQRARNAYELFEKDGNKALVIDELASVLGLGPSVPVHAVLHDWIRHTDGKLSFIGFVKLLHGPSRSLAKAQ encoded by the exons ATGGGTCTCTGCACTTCCAAACCCACTCTCTCCTCTACCCAATCCGCCACTCACTCCCCCACTCTACATTCTCAAGATGTTGCCGTCGCAGTCACTCACAGTCACATCCCCGAACCTCACTTGCGCAGCACCGATGGCGAGAGCCAAAACCCTAAGGAGCTCGAGAACGGTAAGAGATCTCCCTTCTTTCCATTCTACAGTCCGAGTCCGGGCCGCTACGTGTTACCCGTCTCGCCCCGCCGCTTCTTCAAGCGATCGTTTCTGTCGCCCTCGCCGGCAAAGCACATAAGGGCGGCTCTGGCGCGGCGGCACGGGTCGGTGAAACCCAACGAGGCTGCCATACCTGAGGAAGAGGGGTTCTCTGTACTGAACAAGACTTTTGGATTCTCCAAACATTTCGGAAATAAATATGAAGTTGGAGATGAGGTTGGGAGAGGGCATTTTGGATACACTTGTGTTGCTAAGGTGAAGAAAGGAGTGGTGAAGGGGCAAGAAGTGGCCGTTAAAGTCATTCCAAAAGCCAAG ATGACCACTGCAATTGCTATTGAAGATGTGAGAAGGGAGGTAAAAATTTTGAGAGCTTTGACTAGGCACAAGAATCTAGTACAATTCTATGATGCATATGAAGACCATGATAATGTCTATATAGTAATGGA GTTGTGTGAAGGAGGAGAGCTGTTAGACAGAATATTGTCAAG AGGTGGGAAGTACACAGAGGAAGATGCAAAAGTTGTCCTTAGACAAATACTGGATGTGGTTGCCTTTTGCCATCTTCAGGGTGTCGTGCACCGTGATCTTAAACCTGAG AACTTCTTGTTCACATCCAAGGACGAGAACTCAATCCTGAAGACCATAGACTTTGGGTTGTCAGATTTTGTTAAACCAG ATGAAAGACTTAATGATATTGTTGGCAGTGCATACTATGTGGCACCCGAAGTTCTACATAGAGCTTACAGTACAGAAGCTGATGTATGGAGTATTGGAGTGAttgcatatattttaatatgtggCAGTCGTCCCTTTTGGGCCCGGACCGAGTCTGGTATCTTCCATGCCGTGTTAAAAGCTGATCCAAGTTTTGATGAACCTCCTTGGCCTTCTCTGTCAGATGAGGCAACAAATTTTGTTATGCGATTACTAAATAAAGATCCACGGAAAAGAATGTCTGCAGCACAGGCACTAT GTCATCCATGGATTAAAAACAAGGATGTGAAAGTACCTCTGGATATTCTAATATTCAAGCTCATGAAGGCATACATGCGTTCTTCATCTCTACGGAAAGCGGCTTTAAGG GTCTTGATGCTGAGTGCAACAGATGCTATGAACGAGTCACGCGTACCTGACTTTCTGATATCA CTTAATGCATTACAATTTAGAAGGATGGATTTTGATGAGTTCTGTGCGGCTGCGCTTAGTGTTCATCAACTTGAAACACATGACCAGTGGGAGCAACGCGCACGTAATGCTTACGAACTTTTTGAAAAGGACGGAAACAAGGCCTTAGTCATTGACGAACTAGCTTCG GTGCTTGGGCTTGGTCCATCTGTCCCTGTTCATGCTGTTCTCCATGATTGGATTCGGCACACTGATGGAAAATTAAGTTTCATTGGGTTTGTCAAACTGTTGCATGGCCCATCTAGAAGTCTTGCAAAAGCTCAATAG